Proteins encoded in a region of the Mycobacterium branderi genome:
- a CDS encoding UDP-N-acetylmuramate dehydrogenase has product MAGTLFAGARVAENVPLAPLTTLRVGPVAQRVITCTSTEQVVATLARLDAEHCRPLLVLAGGSNVVIADTLTDLTVVRLATSDISIEGNVLRAQAGAVWDDVVATAVAAGLGGLECMSGIPGSAGATPVQNVGAYGAEVADTITRVQLLDRRSGDVRWVAPDELGFGYRTSVLKHSHDAVVLEVEFALDASGRSAPLRYGELIAALNARAGQRTDPAQVRKAVLALRARKGMVLDAADHDTWSVGSFFTNPVVPQDVYQRLADQADRPVPHYPAPDGVKLAAGWLVEQAGFGKGYPDSDSAPCRLSTKHALALTNRGAATAADVVALARTVRDGVRDVFGITLVPEPVLVGCAL; this is encoded by the coding sequence GTGGCGGGAACGTTGTTCGCGGGTGCGCGCGTCGCCGAAAACGTGCCGTTGGCCCCGCTGACCACCTTGCGCGTCGGACCGGTCGCGCAACGCGTGATCACCTGCACCAGCACCGAACAAGTGGTCGCCACGCTGGCTCGGCTGGACGCCGAGCACTGCCGGCCGCTGCTGGTGTTGGCCGGCGGTTCCAACGTGGTGATCGCCGATACGTTGACCGACTTGACCGTGGTGCGCCTGGCCACCAGCGACATCAGCATCGAGGGCAACGTGCTGCGCGCACAGGCCGGTGCGGTGTGGGACGACGTCGTAGCCACCGCCGTCGCCGCCGGCCTGGGCGGGCTGGAGTGCATGTCCGGCATCCCTGGTTCGGCAGGCGCCACCCCGGTGCAGAACGTCGGCGCATACGGCGCCGAGGTGGCCGACACGATCACTCGGGTGCAGTTGTTGGACCGCCGCAGCGGCGACGTGCGCTGGGTGGCGCCCGACGAACTGGGGTTCGGCTATCGCACCAGCGTGCTCAAGCATTCGCACGACGCCGTCGTTCTGGAAGTGGAGTTCGCGCTGGACGCTTCGGGCCGCAGCGCGCCGCTGCGCTATGGCGAGCTGATCGCCGCGCTGAATGCGAGGGCGGGCCAGCGTACCGATCCGGCACAGGTGCGCAAGGCCGTGCTGGCACTGCGGGCCCGCAAGGGCATGGTGCTCGACGCCGCCGACCACGACACCTGGAGCGTGGGCTCGTTTTTCACCAATCCTGTTGTGCCGCAAGACGTTTACCAACGACTGGCGGATCAGGCCGACCGGCCGGTGCCGCACTATCCCGCGCCCGATGGTGTCAAGCTGGCCGCCGGCTGGCTGGTCGAGCAGGCGGGCTTCGGCAAGGGCTATCCCGACAGCGACAGCGCACCCTGCCGACTGTCGACCAAGCATGCGCTTGCTTTGACCAACCGCGGTGCGGCCACCGCCGCCGACGTGGTGGCGCTGGCGCGCACGGTGCGCGACGGCGTCCGCGATGTGTTTGGCATCACACTCGTACCCGAACCGGTGCTGGTCGGCTGCGCGTTGTAG
- a CDS encoding LmeA family phospholipid-binding protein codes for MTNPQGPPPDDPSIWARPGSEGAAQPHPPSEPPPGVQEYPAEDAATVKMPGKTKRRLFRDPLSMVLVAVIVLLLCAAGVVGGELYARHRADSVVAAATECVVQDKASVSFGPYPFLLQHLAGDYRDISIKTAGNQIRSAKGMRADIEISEVNLHGDANSKGTIRALDAAITWSSEGIKETVADAVPFVGGLVNSVTTNPSAGTIELKGALGLGSVTVKPAVANNGLSLKVVTVTAMGAPVPAETAQDALDVFTSRLINDYPLGIHADAVQVTDDGVKAHFSTRNASIPPGQSDPCFAKL; via the coding sequence GTGACGAACCCGCAGGGACCTCCACCCGACGACCCGTCGATTTGGGCTCGGCCGGGGAGCGAAGGTGCCGCGCAGCCGCATCCACCGTCGGAGCCGCCGCCGGGCGTCCAGGAGTACCCAGCTGAGGACGCCGCAACCGTGAAAATGCCTGGCAAAACCAAACGCCGGTTGTTCCGCGACCCGCTGTCGATGGTCCTGGTCGCGGTCATCGTGCTGTTGCTGTGCGCCGCCGGCGTCGTCGGCGGCGAACTGTATGCACGCCACCGCGCCGACAGTGTGGTGGCCGCGGCAACCGAATGCGTGGTGCAGGACAAGGCCAGCGTCTCGTTCGGCCCGTACCCGTTCCTGCTGCAGCACTTGGCCGGCGACTACCGCGACATCTCGATCAAGACCGCCGGCAACCAGATCCGCAGCGCCAAGGGAATGCGGGCCGACATCGAGATCAGCGAGGTCAACCTGCACGGCGACGCCAACTCCAAGGGCACGATCCGCGCGCTGGACGCCGCCATCACCTGGAGTTCGGAGGGCATCAAGGAAACGGTGGCCGATGCGGTCCCGTTCGTCGGCGGCCTGGTCAACAGCGTGACCACCAATCCGAGCGCCGGCACCATCGAGCTCAAGGGCGCGCTGGGCCTGGGCAGCGTCACCGTCAAGCCCGCCGTCGCCAACAACGGCCTGTCGCTGAAGGTCGTCACGGTCACCGCGATGGGCGCCCCGGTGCCGGCCGAGACCGCACAGGATGCGCTGGACGTCTTCACCTCGAGGCTGATCAACGACTACCCCCTGGGTATTCACGCCGATGCCGTGCAGGTCACCGATGATGGTGTGAAAGCGCACTTTTCGACGCGCAACGCCTCGATACCGCCCGGCCAGTCGGACCCGTGTTTCGCCAAGCTGTAA
- the deoC gene encoding deoxyribose-phosphate aldolase, whose product MPPTRNQVAALVDHTLLKPEATAADVAAVVAEGAELGVYAVCVSPSMVPVAAKAGGVRIATVAGFPSGKHLPEVKAREAALAVASGADEVDMVIDVGAALAGELDAVRSDIAAVRAAVPTAVLKVIVESAVLLPAGDVLVGVCRAAEDAGADFVKTSTGFHPAGGASVAAVALMAATVGGRLGVKASGGIRTAADAVAMLDAGATRLGLSGTRAVLDGLGQRLSKQES is encoded by the coding sequence ATGCCGCCGACCCGAAACCAGGTCGCCGCGCTGGTCGACCACACTCTGCTCAAACCCGAGGCCACCGCCGCCGACGTGGCCGCCGTCGTCGCCGAAGGCGCCGAATTGGGCGTCTACGCCGTGTGCGTCTCGCCGTCGATGGTGCCGGTCGCGGCCAAAGCCGGGGGTGTGCGGATCGCCACCGTCGCGGGATTCCCGTCGGGCAAGCACCTGCCCGAGGTGAAGGCGCGTGAAGCGGCGCTGGCCGTCGCATCCGGGGCGGACGAGGTCGACATGGTGATCGACGTGGGCGCCGCGCTCGCAGGTGAGCTGGACGCCGTCCGGTCCGACATCGCGGCGGTGCGCGCCGCCGTGCCCACCGCGGTGCTCAAGGTCATCGTCGAGTCCGCGGTGTTGTTGCCGGCAGGAGACGTCCTGGTTGGCGTGTGCCGCGCCGCCGAGGACGCCGGCGCGGACTTCGTGAAGACCTCCACCGGATTTCATCCGGCCGGCGGGGCCTCGGTGGCGGCCGTCGCGCTGATGGCCGCAACCGTCGGCGGGCGGCTCGGCGTCAAGGCCAGCGGCGGCATCCGTACCGCCGCCGACGCCGTCGCGATGCTCGACGCCGGCGCCACCCGGCTGGGGTTGTCCGGCACCCGCGCGGTGCTCGACGGGCTGGGTCAGAGGTTGTCGAAGCAGGAGTCCTGA
- a CDS encoding SDR family NAD(P)-dependent oxidoreductase produces MTTSKRVAVVTGASAGIGEATARTLAAQGFHVVAVARRADRVEKLAGEIGGTAVVADVTDAAAVDALAAGLDRVDVLVNNAGGAKGLEPVADADLEHWRWMWETNVLGTLRMTRALLPKLIASGDGLIVTVTSVAAFEIYDGGAGYTSAKHAQGALHRTLRGELLGKPVRLTEIAPGAVETEFSLVRFGGDQQRADAVYEGMTPLVAADIAEVIGFVASRPSHVNIDQIVIRPRDQATASRRVGRS; encoded by the coding sequence ATGACGACTTCGAAGCGGGTCGCCGTGGTCACCGGCGCGAGCGCCGGTATCGGTGAAGCGACCGCGAGAACCCTTGCGGCCCAAGGCTTTCACGTGGTGGCAGTGGCACGGCGGGCCGACCGCGTCGAGAAGCTGGCCGGCGAGATCGGCGGCACCGCGGTAGTGGCCGACGTCACCGACGCCGCCGCGGTGGACGCGCTGGCCGCCGGGCTGGACCGGGTCGACGTGCTGGTCAACAACGCCGGCGGCGCCAAGGGCCTAGAGCCGGTGGCCGACGCCGACCTGGAGCATTGGCGCTGGATGTGGGAGACCAACGTGCTCGGCACGCTGCGGATGACCCGCGCGCTGCTGCCCAAGCTGATCGCATCCGGCGACGGGCTGATCGTCACGGTCACCTCGGTCGCCGCATTCGAGATTTACGACGGCGGCGCCGGCTACACGTCGGCCAAGCACGCGCAGGGTGCGCTGCACCGCACGCTGCGCGGCGAGCTGTTGGGAAAGCCGGTGCGGCTCACCGAGATTGCGCCCGGCGCCGTCGAAACGGAGTTCTCGCTGGTGCGCTTCGGCGGCGACCAGCAGCGCGCCGACGCCGTCTATGAAGGGATGACGCCGCTAGTGGCCGCCGACATCGCCGAGGTGATCGGGTTCGTGGCGTCCCGGCCGTCGCACGTCAACATCGACCAGATCGTGATCCGGCCGCGCGATCAGGCCACCGCTAGCCGCCGGGTCGGGCGCTCGTAG
- a CDS encoding LmeA family phospholipid-binding protein, whose translation MTTPQGPSRGDGSEWARPSGRPQQTPGPSQSPTQRIPQSGRPQDPRRPAPPPPPRQPGPPPPPPRQAGPPPHRPAPPPNPQARQPGPGPSVQEQATTRISTQPQSKDTPVQAHRSFFRNPTSIALILVTVLLLVIAGLIGAELYTRHTADSKVASAVECEAQDSATVKFAVTPPVLWQYITDRYTNISVQTAGNQVRSAKGMTLSLDIHDVNLNGGNNSKGTIGSLNGTITWTSAGIKQSIEDAIPVLGSFVASKVTTNSADGTIQLKGLLDSATLKPQIVNNGLSLKVVDLSALGSKMSTDKVQKNLDDLTSKATQNYPLGIHADSVKVTDSGVQATFSTQNATIPESSQSSQDSCFDNL comes from the coding sequence GTGACGACTCCGCAAGGGCCCTCTCGCGGCGACGGGTCGGAATGGGCCCGACCCTCAGGCCGCCCGCAGCAGACTCCTGGCCCGTCCCAATCACCGACCCAGCGGATCCCGCAGAGCGGCCGACCGCAGGATCCCCGCCGGCCCGCTCCGCCTCCGCCACCGCGCCAGCCCGGGCCGCCGCCACCGCCGCCGCGACAGGCCGGCCCGCCGCCGCATCGGCCGGCGCCGCCGCCTAACCCGCAGGCGCGTCAGCCCGGCCCGGGGCCCAGCGTCCAGGAGCAGGCCACCACTCGGATCTCGACACAGCCACAGTCGAAGGACACGCCGGTGCAAGCCCATCGCAGCTTCTTCCGCAACCCCACGTCGATCGCGCTGATCCTGGTCACCGTGTTGCTGCTGGTGATCGCGGGGCTGATCGGCGCGGAGCTCTACACCCGCCACACCGCCGACAGCAAGGTCGCCAGCGCGGTCGAATGCGAGGCGCAGGACAGCGCCACCGTGAAGTTCGCCGTGACCCCGCCTGTGCTGTGGCAATACATCACGGACCGCTACACCAACATCTCGGTGCAGACGGCCGGCAACCAGGTGCGCAGCGCCAAGGGCATGACGCTGAGCCTCGACATCCACGACGTCAACCTCAACGGCGGCAACAACTCCAAGGGCACGATCGGCTCGCTGAACGGCACCATCACCTGGACGTCGGCCGGTATCAAGCAATCGATCGAGGACGCCATCCCGGTGCTGGGCAGCTTTGTGGCCAGCAAGGTCACCACCAACTCCGCTGACGGGACCATCCAGTTGAAGGGCCTGCTGGACAGTGCCACCCTCAAGCCGCAGATCGTCAACAACGGGCTGTCGCTGAAGGTGGTCGACCTGAGCGCGCTGGGCTCGAAGATGTCGACGGACAAGGTGCAAAAGAACCTCGACGACCTCACCTCCAAGGCCACCCAGAACTATCCGCTGGGCATTCACGCCGACAGCGTCAAGGTCACCGATTCCGGTGTGCAGGCGACGTTTTCGACCCAGAACGCCACCATCCCGGAGTCGTCGCAGTCCAGTCAGGACTCCTGCTTCGACAACCTCTGA
- a CDS encoding helix-turn-helix domain-containing protein, translating into MPQDDKLAAVVSTAASDIGSFIRAQREAAQVSVRQLAEKAGVSNPYLSQIERGLRKPSADVLNQIAKALRVSAEVLYVRAGILEPSPTSEVRDAIVTDMAITERQKQVLLDIYTSFVQQNEAARDEPA; encoded by the coding sequence ATGCCGCAGGACGACAAGCTTGCTGCAGTGGTGTCCACCGCTGCGTCAGACATCGGCAGTTTCATCAGGGCGCAGCGTGAGGCGGCCCAGGTGTCGGTGCGGCAGTTGGCGGAAAAGGCCGGTGTCAGCAATCCGTATCTGTCCCAGATCGAACGCGGATTGCGGAAACCGTCCGCTGACGTACTCAACCAGATCGCCAAGGCGCTGCGGGTCTCGGCGGAAGTTCTCTATGTGCGGGCCGGGATCCTCGAACCCAGCCCGACTAGCGAGGTCCGCGACGCCATCGTCACCGACATGGCGATCACCGAGCGGCAGAAGCAGGTTCTGCTCGACATCTACACGTCTTTCGTTCAACAGAACGAAGCGGCGCGTGACGAGCCTGCCTAA
- a CDS encoding DUF2516 family protein codes for MSLVQSVLTYLLIAVLLTTLYAFVHAAMQPPDAYTAADKMTKPIWLVILGVAMPLAWLLGVLGMAIAAGAAGLYLVDVRPKLLEIQGKSR; via the coding sequence GTGAGCCTTGTGCAAAGCGTCCTGACCTACCTGCTGATCGCCGTGCTGCTGACGACGCTGTACGCGTTCGTGCACGCGGCAATGCAGCCGCCGGACGCCTACACCGCCGCCGACAAAATGACCAAACCGATCTGGCTGGTGATCTTGGGCGTCGCCATGCCGCTCGCCTGGTTGCTGGGTGTGCTCGGGATGGCGATCGCCGCCGGCGCGGCCGGCCTCTACCTGGTCGACGTGCGCCCCAAACTCCTTGAGATTCAAGGCAAATCGCGCTAG
- a CDS encoding L,D-transpeptidase codes for MFAPNVLAACVGGSSKQAEKAKPPAAPTLNFHPADKAEDVVPTAPISVEVRDGWFQKVALTNSAGKVVAGALNRDRTVYTITEPLGYDATYTWSGSVVGHDGKAMPVAGKLTTVTPTKVIDGGFQLTDGQTVGVAAPIIIQFDSPISDKAAVERALKVTTDPPVEGSWAWLPDEAQGARVHYRTREYYPAGTKVNVDAKLYGLAFGDGAYGKQDMSLSFSIGRRQVVKAEISSHRIQVVRDEGVIMDFPCSYGEGDKPRNVTRNGIHVVSEKYSDFYMSNPAAGYSNIHERWAVRISNNGEFIHANPASAGAQGNSNVTNGCINLSTADAEQYFNSAIYGDPVEVTGSRIELSYADGDIWDWAVDWDTWVSMSALPPANGSKPSPASLPRSAPATPKDAPSLSGTPTTSARPGG; via the coding sequence ATGTTCGCACCGAACGTGCTGGCGGCTTGTGTCGGGGGATCAAGCAAGCAAGCCGAGAAGGCCAAACCACCGGCGGCGCCGACTTTGAACTTCCATCCGGCCGACAAGGCCGAGGACGTGGTGCCGACCGCACCGATCAGTGTCGAGGTTCGCGACGGCTGGTTTCAGAAGGTGGCGCTGACGAATTCGGCCGGCAAGGTGGTGGCCGGTGCGCTCAACCGCGACCGCACGGTCTACACGATCACCGAGCCGCTCGGCTACGACGCCACCTACACCTGGAGCGGCTCCGTGGTAGGCCACGACGGCAAGGCCATGCCGGTGGCCGGCAAGCTCACCACCGTCACGCCCACCAAGGTGATCGACGGCGGGTTCCAGCTGACCGACGGCCAGACGGTCGGGGTGGCCGCGCCGATCATCATCCAGTTCGACTCGCCGATTTCCGACAAGGCCGCCGTCGAGCGTGCATTGAAGGTCACCACCGACCCGCCCGTCGAGGGCAGTTGGGCCTGGCTGCCCGACGAGGCCCAGGGAGCGCGGGTGCACTACCGCACCCGCGAGTACTACCCGGCGGGAACCAAGGTCAACGTCGACGCCAAGCTCTACGGGCTGGCGTTCGGCGACGGCGCCTACGGCAAGCAGGACATGAGCCTGAGCTTTTCGATCGGCCGGCGCCAGGTGGTCAAGGCCGAGATCTCGTCGCACCGCATCCAGGTGGTGCGCGACGAGGGCGTCATCATGGACTTCCCCTGCAGCTACGGCGAGGGCGACAAGCCACGCAACGTCACCCGCAACGGAATCCACGTGGTCAGCGAGAAATACTCGGACTTCTACATGTCCAACCCGGCCGCTGGATACAGCAACATCCACGAGCGCTGGGCCGTCCGTATTTCCAACAACGGTGAGTTCATCCATGCCAACCCGGCAAGTGCTGGGGCACAGGGCAATTCGAACGTCACCAACGGCTGCATCAACCTGTCGACGGCCGACGCCGAGCAGTACTTCAACAGCGCTATCTACGGCGACCCGGTCGAGGTGACCGGCAGCCGGATCGAGCTGTCCTACGCCGACGGCGACATCTGGGACTGGGCCGTGGACTGGGACACCTGGGTGTCGATGTCGGCGCTGCCGCCGGCCAACGGGTCCAAGCCGTCGCCGGCGTCGCTGCCGCGCAGCGCCCCGGCCACGCCCAAGGATGCACCGTCGCTGTCGGGCACCCCGACTACGAGCGCCCGACCCGGCGGCTAG
- a CDS encoding DUF445 domain-containing protein, with amino-acid sequence MSLAESFVAADPQADAERRRALRRMKVVALSFLVGATGIFLGCHWAQSGGGAAAWVGYVGAAAEAGMVGALADWFAVTALFKHPLGIPIPHTAIIKRKKDQLGEGLGTFVRENFLSPPVVETKLRDAQIPSRLGKWLSEISHAQRVAAETATVLRVLMELLRDEDVQHVIDRMIVRRIAEPKWGPPVGRVLATLLAENRQEALIQLLADRAFQWSLNAGEVIQRVVERDSPSWSPRFIDHLVGDRIHRELMDFTDKVRRNPDHELRRSATRFLFEFADDLQHDEATIARAEAVKEQLMARDEVTNAAATAWKTLKRLVLEGVDDPSSALRTRIADTVVRIGESLRDDADLRDKVDDWIVRAAQHLVSQYGVEITAIITDTIERWDAAEASRRIELHVGRDLQFIRINGTVVGSLAGLVIYTVAQLMF; translated from the coding sequence ATGTCCCTGGCGGAATCGTTCGTCGCGGCCGATCCGCAGGCCGACGCCGAACGACGCCGGGCCCTGCGCCGGATGAAGGTGGTGGCACTGAGCTTCCTGGTCGGCGCCACCGGGATCTTTCTCGGCTGCCATTGGGCGCAGTCCGGGGGCGGGGCGGCGGCCTGGGTCGGCTACGTCGGTGCGGCCGCCGAGGCGGGCATGGTGGGCGCACTGGCGGACTGGTTCGCCGTCACCGCGCTGTTCAAGCATCCGCTCGGCATCCCGATCCCGCACACGGCGATCATCAAGCGCAAGAAAGACCAGCTAGGGGAGGGCCTGGGCACGTTCGTGCGGGAGAACTTCCTCTCCCCGCCGGTGGTGGAGACCAAGCTGCGGGACGCGCAGATTCCGAGCCGGCTGGGCAAGTGGCTTTCGGAAATCTCCCACGCCCAGCGGGTGGCCGCCGAGACCGCGACCGTGCTGCGCGTGCTGATGGAACTGCTGCGCGACGAGGACGTCCAGCATGTCATCGACCGGATGATCGTCCGGCGCATCGCCGAGCCGAAGTGGGGCCCGCCGGTGGGCCGGGTGCTGGCCACCCTGCTGGCCGAGAACCGGCAGGAGGCGTTGATCCAGTTGCTGGCCGACCGGGCGTTCCAGTGGTCGCTGAACGCCGGTGAGGTCATTCAGCGGGTGGTCGAGCGTGACTCGCCGAGCTGGTCGCCGCGGTTCATCGACCATCTGGTCGGCGACCGTATCCACCGCGAGCTGATGGACTTCACCGACAAGGTGCGGCGCAACCCCGACCACGAGCTGCGCCGCTCGGCGACCCGGTTCCTCTTCGAGTTCGCCGACGACCTGCAGCACGACGAGGCGACGATCGCGCGTGCCGAGGCCGTCAAGGAGCAGCTGATGGCTCGCGACGAGGTCACCAACGCCGCAGCGACGGCCTGGAAGACCCTGAAACGGCTGGTTCTCGAGGGCGTCGACGACCCGTCCAGCGCCCTGCGCACCCGCATCGCCGACACCGTGGTGCGGATCGGTGAGTCGCTGCGCGACGACGCCGACTTGCGCGACAAGGTCGACGACTGGATCGTGCGCGCGGCCCAGCACCTGGTGTCGCAGTACGGCGTTGAGATCACCGCGATCATCACCGACACCATCGAGCGCTGGGATGCCGCCGAGGCCAGCCGTCGCATCGAGTTGCATGTCGGCCGGGACCTGCAGTTCATCCGGATCAACGGCACCGTGGTGGGCTCGCTGGCCGGCCTGGTGATCTATACGGTGGCGCAGCTAATGTTCTGA
- the hbhA gene encoding heparin-binding hemagglutinin HbhA — MADNPTVDDLKAPLLAALGAADLALATVNDLLAELRERAEETRTDTRSRVEESRARLTKLQEDLPEQLRELRERFTADELRTAAEGYLEAATNRYNELVERGEAALERLRSRQSFEDVSARAEGYVDQAVELTQEALGTVASQTRAVGERAAKLVGIELPAKKAPAKKAPAKKTAAKKTPAKAAAKKSPAKKSPAKKVTQK; from the coding sequence ATGGCCGACAACCCGACCGTTGACGACCTGAAGGCTCCGTTGCTTGCCGCACTCGGCGCCGCCGACCTGGCGCTGGCCACGGTCAACGACCTGCTCGCCGAGCTGCGTGAGCGCGCCGAAGAAACCCGCACCGACACCCGCAGCCGGGTCGAGGAGAGCCGTGCGCGGCTGACCAAGCTGCAGGAGGACCTGCCCGAGCAGCTGCGTGAGCTGCGCGAGCGGTTCACCGCCGATGAGCTGCGGACCGCCGCGGAGGGCTACCTGGAGGCCGCCACCAACCGCTACAACGAGCTCGTCGAGCGCGGCGAGGCCGCCCTGGAGCGGTTGCGCAGCCGGCAGAGCTTCGAGGACGTGTCGGCGCGCGCCGAGGGCTACGTCGACCAGGCAGTCGAGTTGACCCAGGAGGCGCTGGGCACCGTCGCGTCGCAGACCCGCGCGGTCGGCGAGCGCGCCGCCAAGCTGGTCGGCATCGAGCTGCCCGCCAAGAAGGCGCCGGCGAAGAAGGCCCCGGCCAAGAAGACGGCGGCCAAGAAGACCCCGGCCAAGGCCGCGGCCAAGAAGTCGCCCGCCAAGAAGTCGCCGGCCAAGAAGGTCACCCAGAAGTAA
- a CDS encoding DUF2599 domain-containing protein, whose amino-acid sequence MRAFAVPGALILALLAAPAASAETATPPFVDHTEWVQWANGTSLRVFPTPSARAAARQPGTADADEAWHEVLAKAPGADTPGMRAQFICHWELAEFAEPGKTSWNLEPWRPVVDDATMLASGCNPGGAEM is encoded by the coding sequence ATGCGGGCTTTCGCTGTGCCGGGGGCGCTGATTCTCGCGCTGCTGGCCGCCCCTGCCGCATCCGCGGAAACGGCGACGCCGCCGTTTGTCGACCACACCGAATGGGTGCAGTGGGCTAACGGAACCAGCCTGCGGGTGTTTCCGACTCCGTCGGCGCGGGCAGCCGCCCGGCAGCCCGGCACCGCCGACGCCGACGAGGCCTGGCACGAGGTGCTTGCCAAGGCGCCGGGCGCCGACACGCCCGGCATGCGCGCGCAGTTCATCTGTCACTGGGAGCTGGCGGAATTCGCCGAACCGGGCAAGACCAGCTGGAACCTCGAGCCGTGGCGCCCCGTCGTCGACGACGCCACGATGCTCGCGTCGGGCTGTAACCCCGGCGGCGCCGAGATGTGA
- a CDS encoding DUF2505 domain-containing protein yields the protein MPRSFDMSTDYGATVEDVLRAFGDEKYWRARLADSGADDATLDVLRLDDDGGIDVVTTQVLRSDRLPAVVTQFHRGDLRIRREEKWTAISDGIANATVAGAIVDAPASLTGTAVLEPMAETGGARLKFRATVEVRIPLVGGKLENFIGSQLVELLIAEQRFTTMWISQTA from the coding sequence ATGCCGCGTTCATTCGACATGTCCACGGACTACGGGGCCACCGTCGAAGATGTGCTTCGGGCATTCGGCGACGAGAAGTACTGGCGGGCCCGACTGGCCGATTCCGGCGCCGACGACGCGACGCTGGACGTGCTGCGCCTCGACGACGACGGCGGTATCGACGTGGTCACCACCCAGGTGTTGCGCAGCGACCGGCTGCCGGCCGTGGTCACCCAGTTCCACCGCGGCGATCTGCGCATCCGGCGCGAGGAGAAATGGACCGCAATCAGTGATGGGATCGCCAATGCCACCGTCGCCGGAGCGATCGTCGACGCGCCGGCCTCGCTGACCGGGACCGCCGTGCTGGAGCCGATGGCCGAGACGGGCGGCGCCCGGCTGAAATTCCGGGCGACGGTCGAGGTCCGCATCCCGCTGGTCGGCGGCAAACTTGAGAACTTCATCGGAAGTCAGCTGGTCGAGCTGCTGATCGCCGAGCAGCGCTTCACCACCATGTGGATCAGCCAGACAGCCTAA
- a CDS encoding carbon-nitrogen hydrolase family protein: MRIAVAQILSGTEPAENLNLVRDYTSRAADAGAALVVFPEATMCRFGVPLAPIAEPVDGPWADGVRRIAADAGITVIAGMFAPAGEGRVTNTLLAAGPGTDAHYDKIHLYDAFGFTESRTVAPGREPVVITVDGVGVGLSTCYDIRFPALYTTLARGGAQLIAVAASWGAGRGKLEQWTLLARARALDSTSYIAAAGQADPGHPPSGSGAPTGVGGSLVVSPFGEVVSSAGADPQLLVADIDLDQVAAARDTIAVLRNQADFPDVDKAESPR, translated from the coding sequence ATGCGGATTGCGGTGGCCCAGATCCTCAGCGGCACCGAGCCGGCGGAGAACCTGAACCTGGTGCGCGACTACACCAGCCGGGCCGCCGACGCCGGCGCGGCGCTGGTGGTGTTCCCCGAGGCGACGATGTGCCGGTTCGGGGTGCCGCTGGCGCCGATCGCCGAACCGGTCGACGGCCCGTGGGCCGACGGGGTGCGCCGCATCGCCGCCGACGCCGGAATCACCGTGATCGCCGGCATGTTCGCCCCGGCCGGCGAGGGACGAGTCACCAACACCCTGCTGGCCGCTGGCCCCGGCACCGACGCGCATTACGACAAGATCCACCTCTACGACGCGTTCGGGTTCACCGAGTCGCGCACGGTCGCGCCGGGCCGGGAGCCGGTGGTGATCACGGTCGACGGCGTCGGGGTCGGGTTGAGCACCTGCTACGACATCCGCTTTCCCGCGCTCTACACCACGCTGGCGCGCGGGGGCGCGCAACTGATCGCCGTCGCGGCGTCGTGGGGTGCCGGGCGCGGCAAGCTCGAGCAGTGGACGCTGCTGGCGCGGGCCCGCGCACTGGACTCCACGAGCTACATCGCGGCGGCCGGGCAGGCCGATCCCGGCCATCCGCCCAGCGGCTCGGGCGCCCCCACCGGGGTGGGCGGGAGCCTGGTGGTCTCGCCGTTCGGCGAGGTGGTGTCCTCAGCCGGCGCCGACCCGCAGCTGCTGGTCGCCGACATCGACCTCGACCAGGTCGCCGCGGCGCGAGACACCATCGCCGTGCTGCGCAACCAGGCCGACTTTCCCGACGTCGATAAGGCAGAATCGCCCAGGTGA